Genomic DNA from Mycobacterium stomatepiae:
CCTGCACCTCGGGCGCGATGTCCGCGTAGCGACGGGCCGGCATGCCGGGGAACAGATGGTGCTCGATCTGGTGCGACAGGTTGCCCGACAGCAGATGGAAGATCGTGCCGCCGGTCAGGTTGGCCGAACCGAGCACCTGACGGAAGTACCATTGGCCGCGTGACTCGTCCTTGGTCTCCTCGACGGTGAATTCTTGAGTGCCGTCCGGGAAGTGACCGCAGAAGATGATCATGTACGACCACACGTTGCGCATCAGGTTGGCCGTCATGTTGCCGGTGAAGACGAACGGCGCGAAGGGGCCGGCCAGCAGCGGGAAGGCGACGTAGTCCTTGAGCGTCTGGCGTTTGGTCTTCTTCCAGATCTCCTTGAGGGTGTCCTTCTTGTCCCAGACCCGGATCTCGCGGGAGCGGATCTTCTCGGTCTCCAGCTCGTGCAGCGCGACGCCGTATTGGAACAGCACCATCAACAGGAAGGCGTAGGGCGGGTTGCCGAGGAAGTACGGCGTCCATTTCTGGTCTTCGCTCATCCGGATGATGCCGTAACCGATGTCGCGGTCCATCCCGACGATGTTGGTGTGGGTGTGGTGCATGTAATTGTGCGAGTGCCGCCACTGATCGGCCGGGCACGCGGTGTCCCATTCGAACGAGCGCCCGG
This window encodes:
- a CDS encoding fatty acid desaturase family protein translates to MSHDKITLTLEQADAFGRELDAIRDRVMADLGEEDAEYIRRVIKTQRALEVGGRVLLFLPPAWLLGTTMLGVAKILDNMDIGHNIMHGQYDWMRDPNISGRSFEWDTACPADQWRHSHNYMHHTHTNIVGMDRDIGYGIIRMSEDQKWTPYFLGNPPYAFLLMVLFQYGVALHELETEKIRSREIRVWDKKDTLKEIWKKTKRQTLKDYVAFPLLAGPFAPFVFTGNMTANLMRNVWSYMIIFCGHFPDGTQEFTVEETKDESRGQWYFRQVLGSANLTGGTIFHLLSGNLSHQIEHHLFPGMPARRYADIAPEVQEICERYGIPYNKGPLLQQFGTVVRKIVKLTFPEPGKLTSLLPKIKADKPADREPVAA